The genomic DNA CCGGTCTTGATGACGGCAGACGACGCCGAGACGATCTGTGTACGTGCCGCGCCATCCCACAGGCTGGCGCTGGTGCTTGCATTGGGGTTGCAGCTGCGTCCGATGCTGGCACCCGTGATCGGGTCCACCACGCCCTTGCCGCGCCGCACGGTAACGTGGACATGAGGGAAGGCCGTCATGCCCGACAAACCCATGCGCCCCACCACCTGGCCGCGCCCGACGCGCTCACCTTTCTTCACCGTCACGCTGCCCTTTGCGAGGTGACAAATCTGAGTGGTCCACGCGTTGCCGTGGTCGATGACGAGACCGTTGCCACATTCGCGCCCCTTCACGGCGGCGCGGTCTGCGGGTGTGACCATCAGCCTGTCGTCCATATCATTGCGCAAACCTAACACGGTGCCCGACGCCATGGCACGAATATCGATGCCCTTCTTCATGTCGGCTATAGTCGCAACGCGAATGTCAGTCCCTTTATGCGTGTCGAAGGTCGCCGCACCGCAAAACGGGTCCTTGCGATCGGGCCCCGTATCGAGGTCGACCAGATTCTGCACCCAGCAACTGCGCCCGATCTCACAATCCATCGGCATGGAAAGACTCGGTGCACCCGCATTCTGCGCAATTGCCGGCCCAGTAAATGCGGCCAATCCCAGCGCTGCAGCAAGTGCGAAAGGGATCTTGTGTCGGGTATGGGCCATGGGTGCGATCTCCAACCTTGAACGAAACTGGTCATGGTTCTAAGCCACCATCAGTTCACACGAGACTAAGAGCCCAAAGCATCATGGCCAACCGCAAACTCTTCCTTCTGCCCGGCGACGGGATCGGCCCCGAAGCCTTCGACGAGGTCCGCAAGATCCTCGATTATATGAACAAGGCGGAAGGCGCAGGCTTCGAAACCGATGAAGGCTTGGTCGGCGGCGCAGCCTACGATGCCCATGGCGAGAGCATCTCAGACGCAGACATGGAAAAAGCCATGGCAGCCGATGCCGTGTTGTTCGGCGCGGTGGGCGGGCCCAAATGGGACAACGTGCCTTACGAGCAGCGCCCGGAAGCAGGCCTGCTCCGCTTGCGTAAAGATATGGGTCTATACGCCAACCTTCGCCCCGCCATCTGCTATCCGGCTCTCGCCAATTCCTCTTCTTTGAAGAAGGAACTGGTGGAAGGTCTCGATATTCTGATCCTGCGCGAACTGACCGGCGGTGTGTATTTCGGAGAGCCGAAAACCATCGAAGATCTCGGCAACGGGCAGAAGCGCGCCATCGATACGCAGGTCTATGACACCTATGAGATCGAGCGTATTTCCGCGATGGCTTTTGAACTTGCGCGCACCCGTTCCAATCGCGTCTGTTCGATGGAAAAGCGCAACGTTATGAAATCCGGTGTGCTGTGGAACGAGGTCGTCACCGAGACCCACAAGCGCGGCTATGAAGATGTGGAATTGTCCCACATGCTGGCCGACGCTGGCGGCATGCAGCTGGTGCGTGCGCCGAAACAGTTCGACGTGATCGTCACAGACAATCTCTTCGGCGACATGCTGTCGGACGTCGCCGCCATGCTCACCGGTTCACTCGGAATGCTACCCTCAGCATCACTGGGTGCGCCGGACGAGCAGACTGGCAAGCGCAAGGCGATGTACGAGCCCGTCCACGGCTCCGCACCGGACATCGCAGGCCAGGGCATCGCCAACCCAATCGCCATGATCGCGTCACTTGCCATGTGCCTGCGTTATTCCTTCGAGATGATCGAGGAAGCCAACCGCCTGGAGGGTGCCATCGCCAAAGTGCTCGATGATGGCCTGCGCACAGGCGACATCATGAGCGATGGAATGCAGCAAGTCGGCACCGTAGAAATGGGCGCAGCTGTGCTGGAGGCCTATAAGGCCGCAGGCGCATAATCTCGACAGCGGGACCAACGCACACCATATGAAGGGCATGAAACATGTTGTCTCGACCCTTCTGGCAGGCTTTCTGATGGCCTTGGCGTCCACCGGCCCCGCCGCCGCAGACCCGCTCGCGGAGCTTCAGTGGAAGAACCGCGTGCTGTTACTCTTTGCAAAATCACGCAGTGATGCCTCCCTAGACCGGCAGGTAGATCTACTGCGCGACTACCGCACGGAGCTGCGTGAACGCGACCTGATCGTGCTGCGAACTGCAGGGCGCGAAGAAACCCGCGCCGCCATAGGCTATACCGATCTCGGCCGCGGCACCGCCCGGCAGCTGCGCCAGCGTTTCGCCCCCGAATCCAGTCGGCTCACCGTTATTCTGGTCGGCAAAGACGGGCAGGAGAAAAAACGTTGGAACCGATTGGTTCAGCCG from Pseudomonadota bacterium includes the following:
- a CDS encoding M23 family metallopeptidase is translated as MAHTRHKIPFALAAALGLAAFTGPAIAQNAGAPSLSMPMDCEIGRSCWVQNLVDLDTGPDRKDPFCGAATFDTHKGTDIRVATIADMKKGIDIRAMASGTVLGLRNDMDDRLMVTPADRAAVKGRECGNGLVIDHGNAWTTQICHLAKGSVTVKKGERVGRGQVVGRMGLSGMTAFPHVHVTVRRGKGVVDPITGASIGRSCNPNASTSASLWDGAARTQIVSASSAVIKTG
- the leuB gene encoding 3-isopropylmalate dehydrogenase: MANRKLFLLPGDGIGPEAFDEVRKILDYMNKAEGAGFETDEGLVGGAAYDAHGESISDADMEKAMAADAVLFGAVGGPKWDNVPYEQRPEAGLLRLRKDMGLYANLRPAICYPALANSSSLKKELVEGLDILILRELTGGVYFGEPKTIEDLGNGQKRAIDTQVYDTYEIERISAMAFELARTRSNRVCSMEKRNVMKSGVLWNEVVTETHKRGYEDVELSHMLADAGGMQLVRAPKQFDVIVTDNLFGDMLSDVAAMLTGSLGMLPSASLGAPDEQTGKRKAMYEPVHGSAPDIAGQGIANPIAMIASLAMCLRYSFEMIEEANRLEGAIAKVLDDGLRTGDIMSDGMQQVGTVEMGAAVLEAYKAAGA
- a CDS encoding DUF4174 domain-containing protein, whose protein sequence is MKGMKHVVSTLLAGFLMALASTGPAAADPLAELQWKNRVLLLFAKSRSDASLDRQVDLLRDYRTELRERDLIVLRTAGREETRAAIGYTDLGRGTARQLRQRFAPESSRLTVILVGKDGQEKKRWNRLVQP